A segment of the Prosthecobacter debontii genome:
ATGCTTCTGCGACTCCCGCCGAGTTGAGTGCCTCCAACATGTTCCTGAGCATTCTCTTCCAACTCTTCATCTGTGCGGTGTTGCTGTTTTATCTGCGTGCGGTCAGGAATCTCAATCCGCTGGAACTCTTCGGCCTGAACCGGCTGAACCTGCGACGCATCGTGAGCAGTGCAGGTATCTTCATGATTCCCACCTTTCTTCTGGTGATGCTCACCTCCGCTGGCATCACTCAGTGGATGGAGGGCTTCTGGCCCAACATGGGCTCCCAGGATTCCGTGGAAGCATTTCGTAACTCCAAAGACCCGCTGGCCAAAGGCATGCTGGTGATCGCAGCCGTCATCGTGGCACCCATTGTCGAAGAAACCATGTTCCGGGGTTTCATTTATGGCGTGATCAAACGCTTCACGGACAGTTGGTTTGCCGCGCTTTGCTCGGCTTTGCTCTTTGCCGTCGTGCATCTCCACGTCGGTAGCCTGGTGCCGCTCACCGTGCTGGCGCTGGTTTTCTGTGCCGCGTATGAATTCACTGGCAGCCTTGCGGTGTCCATGGTGATGCATGGCCTCTTCAATGGTGGCAGCATCTTACTGATGATCCTTTTCCCAGACATGGCCCATGCAGACGCTGGCTGACATCGGTGAAGATGAATTGATCCGCCGGATCGTCCGCAAACTGCCGCAGGGTGAAAGCGTGCTGGCGGGCCCTGGCGATGACTGCGCCGTGGTTCACAGCGCACGCACCCCGCAGGTCCTGAAAACCGACACCGTCGTGGAGGGAGTGCACTTCACCACAGAGACACCAGGACGTCTTGTGGGCAGGAAAGCCATGGCCCGCGTCATCAGCGACTTTGCCGCCATGGCCGCCACTCCTCGTCATGCCCTGGTCACGCTCATTGCTCCACCGCAGACTGCGGTCAAACGCGTGCTCGATGTCTATACCGGGCTGCAAGCTCTGGCCACCGAATTTGGCGTCAGCATCGTCGGCGGTGAGACCTCCAAGGGCCAGCAACTCATCCTCACCATCGGCCTGAGTGGCCATGTCACGGGTCCGAAGTGGATCGCTCGCAGCCAAGCCCGGGCAGGCGATCACCTCTATGTCACGGGCAAGCTGGGCGGCTCCATCCGAAGCAAGCATCTGCGCTTTCATCCGCGCATGGCCGAGGCTCATTGGCTGGCCGAACATCTGCCCATACGCGCCATGATGGACATCAGCGACGGGCTGGCCCAAGACCTGCCACGTCTGGCATCGGCCAGCGGGCTCGGTTTCCAGGTGGACCTCGCCGATCTACCACGCACGCCCGGCTGCACTCCAGAACAGGCCTGGGGCGATGGCGAGGACTATGAGCTCCTCATCGCGCTCTCCCCCAAGACCACGGCCAAACAACTCACCGCCTGGGCGCAAGCCTTCCCGAAGCTGAAACTGACCCGCATCGGCAAACTGGTGGAAAAAGACCAGGCTCCTCTTGTGCCTAGCGGCGGCTGGCAGCATTTTCGTTCTGCATGACCACCCTCCCCACGCCTGAAGCCACCTTCGACTGGGGCCGCGCCCTGGCGGCTCACTTGGAGTCCGGCTGCGTCATCGCGCTCTGCGGTCATCTCGGCGCAGGTAAAACCCAGGCGACCAAGGGCATCGTCGCCGGATTGGGTTCCAACGCCGCCGTCACAAGCCCCACCTTCACGCTGGTTCATGAGTATCTGGATGGCCGGGTGCCCATCTTCCACTTCGACTTTTATCGCATGGACACCCCCGAGCAGGTACTCAGCGTCGGCTGGGATGATTTCCTGGATGAACCCGGTGTCGTCATCGTCGAGTGGGCGGATCTTTTTCCCGATCTCCTGCCCGAGCACACTCGCTGGTTTCACTTCGAGTCCTTGCCCACGGGTGAAAGGCATGTGATGGAAAAGCCCGCCGCCTCTGCATGACCGATCTCTCCGCCAGCGCCCACCGCACCGTCCTCGCCATTGATCTCTCCACCCCGCGTGGAGTCATCGCCGTGCTCCGTGGCGACGCCCTGCTGTATGAGGCCCAATTCACCGCCGAACGCTCGCACAATGCCCAGGTCTTTGCCCCACTCGGTCAGGCGCTGGAGGCGGTCGGTAACGGTCCCGCGCTCATTGCTGTCGGCACCGGTCCCGGCTCCTACACCGGCGTGCGCATTGCCATCGCGGCGGCCCAAGGCGTGGCCCTTTCCCGTGGTTGGCCGGTTCTAGGTTGGTCCAGCCTCACCACCGCTCCCGACAGTGATTACCCCATCCTTGGCGATGCCCGACGCGGCATGTATTACGTCACTCACGTTCAGCAACATCGGTTAGGCCCGATTGAGATCATCGATGCGGCCACAGCGCAATCGAGAGTCGAAGCTCAACCCAACGTGCCTTGGTTTTCCTTCGATGCCAAAGTGCCGCTGAATCTCCCCGGCATCACTCTTTGCGAACCCGATGCTGCTCAACTCGCCCGCATCGTGACCGCTCTACCTGAGCCCGAGGTAGAAACCCTCGCCGCCGCGCCTCTGGAGCCCATGTATCTCCAGGAAGCCTTCATCACCACGGCAAAAAAGGCGGGGAAGAAGGTGCCCGGGATGGCTTAATGTTTTTTGCGCCAAGTTACCCAATGACAGGCACCGCGTATTGTTTCACGAACTCATCCACTGATAAAATTGTGGAGTGCTCGACAAGCGCCGTGGCTACAATGAGCCTGTCAAAGGGATCCCGATGCAGAGGAGGAAGCTGCTGAAGAGCGTAAGTGTGCTCAGGATAAACAGGAACGACCCGCAACACATCTCGACTCACATATTCTTCGATCAAATCAGCTAGTGGTTTTCGAATGCTAAGCTTCCCGAGTTGAACCTTGATCTGCATTTCACAAATGCTGGCAGTGCTTATAAAAAGAAGATTGGAACGATCTTCCATAGCCGACTGCACCGCAGCACTCAGTTTTCCCTTATCCTGGTCAGCCCAGATAAAAATTTGCGTATCAAGCAGCAGGTTCATCATTTTCCTCCCCAAGCCAAAATGAATCTGGCAGAGGCTCGTTAAAGTCATCCGACATGGTGATCATGCCTGCATGCAAGCCAAACGGAAAAGCCGCACGCAGTGGCTTGGGCTCCGTCGGCACTATGCTCACATTCACCATCCATCCTTCGGGGAATGGCACATGATCGAGTTTTACCACACCGCCTGGACTGACCTGAGCGGTGGTCTGATAAGTCTCCTGCATAACTGATACGCTAACCTCATTTTGGATTGCAACAAGCTCGGCTTAGCCGCGTCTTTATGTCCTGCCCAGGCTTTTAAAACTCCTTGTCCCCCTCCCGACCCTGCGGGAGACTTGAGCCCCAGCCTATGAATCGCCGTCATTTTCTCACCACCGCTCTTGCGGCTGCTCTTTCGCCCATCGCCGCACAAACGGGTCGCGCACCGCGCATCATTCTGCGTTCCTCGTGGCAGACCGTGAACATCGGTGACATCGCCCACACCCCCGGTGTGCTGGCGTTGTTAGAAAAGCATCTTCCCCACGTGGAAGTGCGCCTCTGGCCGAGCAAAGTGGACAACGGCGTGGATGAGATGCTGATGAAGCGTTTCCCCAAACTCATCATCCTGAAGCGAGAAGAGCTGAAACAAGCCTTCGAAGAATGCGATTTCCTTCTCCATGGCTCCGGCCCTTCCCTGGTCGCCCAGAATGATGTGGTGAAGTGGCACGAAGCCACCGGCAAACCCTACGGCGTCTATGGCATCACCGTCGCCGCGCAAGGCTCCACCTCCACCAAGCCTTCTTCGGAGAGCGCGATCGCCAAGACGATCAACGTTCTCAATGGATCCAAGTTCGTCTTCTTCCGCGACAGCGTTTCCATGGAGTTGGTGAAGAAGCTCGGCTGCACTTGCCCAATCATGGAATTCGGTCCCGATGGGGCCTTTGCTACCGATCTGCGTGATGATGAAAAAGCCACCGCTTTCCTCAAGGAGCATGGCTTGGAAGAAGGCAAATTCCTCTGCTGCATCGGCCGTCTGCGCTTCACGCCATATTGGAAGATGAAGCCCGGCGTGAAGTTTGATCCCGTCAAACAAAAGCGGAATGACGAAATGAAGGAGCACGACCTCGGGCCGCTGCGTCAGGCCATCATTGAGGTGGTGAAACAAACCGATATGAAGGTGCTGCTCTGCCCAGAGGACTCCAGCCAAATGGAGGTGAACAAAGACAATTTCTACGACAAGCTGCCTGAAGACGTGAAAGCCCGCGTGGTCTGGCGTCCCAACTATTGGCTAACCGGCGAAGCTCTGAGCACCTACGTGCGCAGCGCCGGACTCTTCGGCGCGGAGATGCACAGCCCGATCATGTGCATCGGCAATGGCATCCCTGCCATCGTTTGCCGTTGGACGGAGCAAACCAGCAAGGGCTACATGTGGCGCGATATCGGGCTGAGTGAATGGCTCTTCAACCTTGATGAAGAATCCGAGATCCCCGACATCGTCCCCGCCGTGGTCGCCATGGCCAAAGATCCAGCCGCCGCCAAAGCCAAAGCCTTGAAAGGTCAAGCCGTGGTCCACGAACGCCAACGCGCCACCATGGAAATCGTCGGCAAGTTTGCGGCGGAAGCGGCGACGGCTTAGCCTGTCGATACTGAAAGCCCGAGAAGAGCGCGGTCACTCTTGTCCGCATCTTCTATCGGCGCGGCTACGTCACCATTTGAAGGAAGCGCAGAAACTGCATAGCCGCGAAGCGAATCTCTGCGCTCCTCTCAAAGCACTCACCGCCAACTGCACACATTATCTTCCCAGGTCTTCGGATCGCGATCCGGGCCGGAAGAGTAGCTGAAAATCTTCCCGTCGAGAACCTTCGTGGCATCTTCAGGATTAGCGATGCTGTTGTCTGCATTCGTATCCATGATCACATGATAGGGTTCCCCCCAGGGATCGACCAATACCTGCTCAGTGCCTTCCTTGAGTAGCCCCCGCTTGCCATCGCGGGCTTCAGGAAGATCCACAAATTTGATCTTCCGAGGATTCAACGAGTCTTCCAGTCCCAATAGGGCTGCTACCCACACCCCTCGTGAGCGCAGGGTCGTATCCACCTTCTCATCCACGGGCATCGGCAAAGGAAATCGTTTGTATTCCGTGTGAAAATGACCCGTGGCGATCATGATATCCTGCATCGTCGTTTTGCATTTCACATTAACACTCCCCCCCTCACGTCGAGTCTGGATACACCGCTGTGCCCACACGAGTAAGGCCAGAACCAGCATGATTTTCAGTAAACACCCGCCGAGCTTGGCGCATCCAGCCATGCGGCTGATTTGAGCATCTTTTGCCATTTCTAAAGGTGACTCCGTCTCAGAAGCCTGCTCATCCTGCGGGGGCAGGTTATCCAGTTCGGTTGGGTCCTCAGCCATGCCTCGGTTCTATCAATTCGGCTCTCACATGTCGAGAACGACATTTGGTTCCCTGAAGTAAAGATACCCTCAGCTTACCTAGCAGCCTTCACGGATCAGTTGCGAGAAATGGTGGTTTCAAGACGATTGTCTCCTGCCGCAAAAACTGACCAACCTTCGCGGCTTCTCTCATGCGCAAAAGCACCCTTTTCCTGCCTCTTTTTTCTCTCATGATGCTCTCCGGTGAAGACTGGGCTGAGGCCCAGCAGAAGACTGCCAATTACGACGAATCCAAGATCGTCCCTTACGAACTACCTAAACTTTTAGTTACGCGTGAAGGCACTGAGATCAACTCAGCCGAGGATTGGACCAACGTTCGTCGTCCCGAGGTGCTCGCGTTATTCCAAGAGCATGTCTTTGGCCGCACTCCAGGCAACTGGGGTAAGGTGAGCTTTGAGACCAAAGAGGTGAAAAAGGATGCTCTGGGTGGCAAAGCCACTCGCAAGCTCATTCACATCTCCCTGCCGGAACATCCGAACTGGGCGGGTATGGACGTGATGATTTATCAACCCAACAACGTCTCAGGTCCGGTGCCGTGTTTTGTCGGTCCCAGCTTCGGGGGCAATCACGCCGTCAGCACTGAGCCCGACGTGCCCCTTTCCACCCGTTGGATGCGCCCAAGCAAAGAGAAGGGCATCGTGGATAATCGCGCCACGGAAGCGAGTCGAGGCAACGAAAGCAGCCGCTGGCCGCTGGAGATGATCCTCGGTCAAGGTTTTGCCGTGGCCACGTATTACTACGGCGATGTGGAGCCCGATCATGCCGATGGCTGGAAGGAGGGCCTGCGTGCCGCACTCAGCAAGGACGGAGCAAACACTGAATGGAAAAACGGCGATTGGGGAGCCATCGGCGCATGGTCCTGGGGCCTGAGCCGCATCGCCGATTACCTAGAAACAGATCCCGACATTGATGCGCAAAAGCTGGCTGTCATCGGCCATTCACGACTGGGCAAAACCTCCCTTTGGACCGGAGCTCAGGATCCGCGCTTCAGCGTCGTCATCTCCAACAACTCCGGTGAAGGAGGTGCTGCGATCATGCGCCGTAACTTCGGTGAAACCACAGCCATCATCACCAAATCTTTCCCTCATTGGTTCACCAAAAC
Coding sequences within it:
- a CDS encoding CPBP family intramembrane glutamic endopeptidase, whose protein sequence is MDAPTVGILRDVTLLVWLALLIGVAAYKWIRQTRPSAGWNSGGQVDAYPFIITDGLVVAAISVLLLGGLQQATPVSPDASATPAELSASNMFLSILFQLFICAVLLFYLRAVRNLNPLELFGLNRLNLRRIVSSAGIFMIPTFLLVMLTSAGITQWMEGFWPNMGSQDSVEAFRNSKDPLAKGMLVIAAVIVAPIVEETMFRGFIYGVIKRFTDSWFAALCSALLFAVVHLHVGSLVPLTVLALVFCAAYEFTGSLAVSMVMHGLFNGGSILLMILFPDMAHADAG
- the thiL gene encoding thiamine-phosphate kinase, with protein sequence MQTLADIGEDELIRRIVRKLPQGESVLAGPGDDCAVVHSARTPQVLKTDTVVEGVHFTTETPGRLVGRKAMARVISDFAAMAATPRHALVTLIAPPQTAVKRVLDVYTGLQALATEFGVSIVGGETSKGQQLILTIGLSGHVTGPKWIARSQARAGDHLYVTGKLGGSIRSKHLRFHPRMAEAHWLAEHLPIRAMMDISDGLAQDLPRLASASGLGFQVDLADLPRTPGCTPEQAWGDGEDYELLIALSPKTTAKQLTAWAQAFPKLKLTRIGKLVEKDQAPLVPSGGWQHFRSA
- the tsaE gene encoding tRNA (adenosine(37)-N6)-threonylcarbamoyltransferase complex ATPase subunit type 1 TsaE; the encoded protein is MTTLPTPEATFDWGRALAAHLESGCVIALCGHLGAGKTQATKGIVAGLGSNAAVTSPTFTLVHEYLDGRVPIFHFDFYRMDTPEQVLSVGWDDFLDEPGVVIVEWADLFPDLLPEHTRWFHFESLPTGERHVMEKPAASA
- the tsaB gene encoding tRNA (adenosine(37)-N6)-threonylcarbamoyltransferase complex dimerization subunit type 1 TsaB; translated protein: MTDLSASAHRTVLAIDLSTPRGVIAVLRGDALLYEAQFTAERSHNAQVFAPLGQALEAVGNGPALIAVGTGPGSYTGVRIAIAAAQGVALSRGWPVLGWSSLTTAPDSDYPILGDARRGMYYVTHVQQHRLGPIEIIDAATAQSRVEAQPNVPWFSFDAKVPLNLPGITLCEPDAAQLARIVTALPEPEVETLAAAPLEPMYLQEAFITTAKKAGKKVPGMA
- a CDS encoding type II toxin-antitoxin system VapC family toxin, with product MMNLLLDTQIFIWADQDKGKLSAAVQSAMEDRSNLLFISTASICEMQIKVQLGKLSIRKPLADLIEEYVSRDVLRVVPVYPEHTYALQQLPPLHRDPFDRLIVATALVEHSTILSVDEFVKQYAVPVIG
- a CDS encoding polysaccharide pyruvyl transferase family protein; protein product: MNRRHFLTTALAAALSPIAAQTGRAPRIILRSSWQTVNIGDIAHTPGVLALLEKHLPHVEVRLWPSKVDNGVDEMLMKRFPKLIILKREELKQAFEECDFLLHGSGPSLVAQNDVVKWHEATGKPYGVYGITVAAQGSTSTKPSSESAIAKTINVLNGSKFVFFRDSVSMELVKKLGCTCPIMEFGPDGAFATDLRDDEKATAFLKEHGLEEGKFLCCIGRLRFTPYWKMKPGVKFDPVKQKRNDEMKEHDLGPLRQAIIEVVKQTDMKVLLCPEDSSQMEVNKDNFYDKLPEDVKARVVWRPNYWLTGEALSTYVRSAGLFGAEMHSPIMCIGNGIPAIVCRWTEQTSKGYMWRDIGLSEWLFNLDEESEIPDIVPAVVAMAKDPAAAKAKALKGQAVVHERQRATMEIVGKFAAEAATA
- a CDS encoding alpha/beta hydrolase family protein, coding for MRKSTLFLPLFSLMMLSGEDWAEAQQKTANYDESKIVPYELPKLLVTREGTEINSAEDWTNVRRPEVLALFQEHVFGRTPGNWGKVSFETKEVKKDALGGKATRKLIHISLPEHPNWAGMDVMIYQPNNVSGPVPCFVGPSFGGNHAVSTEPDVPLSTRWMRPSKEKGIVDNRATEASRGNESSRWPLEMILGQGFAVATYYYGDVEPDHADGWKEGLRAALSKDGANTEWKNGDWGAIGAWSWGLSRIADYLETDPDIDAQKLAVIGHSRLGKTSLWTGAQDPRFSVVISNNSGEGGAAIMRRNFGETTAIITKSFPHWFTKTYSSYANNEAACPIDKHMLIALQAPRPVYIASAVEDQWADPKGEFLSGLNAEPVYALFGKKGYGVKEQPAIDHPLGDSIAYHIRTGKHDVTSYDWEQYLRFAKRHFGK